In Bacillus cereus ATCC 14579, a single window of DNA contains:
- a CDS encoding MFS transporter, with product MQGEIQKEKSLGYIGKLLLPVKVSTHFKFLWIGQLLSALGSSITMVILPVVVYSLTGSTVVMGMTMAMYMLPNILALPFAGLIVDRIDRVRLMLFTDIIRCILMLLLASLIFMDLLTITILYILVAIYGLMEGIFQPAYSAVRAKVFVPEIRNAANALTQMSNQGIRLIGPALGGLIVSVASAGIGFGLDAATYLLSFLCLLFLKEIKFKKVKPIEKSKLNYKQEFMEGVFVLKSHPWLWITILVFSFINICYAGIIVVLIPWLFNVHHHFEAYVYGLGMAFSGGGAVIAALIFGGKELWHKRGLLAYGGVLMSGIALLIMPFISWAPALIFLMAIEGFGMMIFGLIWETSLQELVPEEAFGRVASLDMLGSFALLPLGYVVVGWLATVIGGEITIITLASLVILTIGIALSVPSIRRFN from the coding sequence ATGCAAGGAGAAATACAAAAGGAGAAAAGTTTAGGTTATATTGGAAAATTATTATTACCAGTTAAAGTATCAACGCACTTTAAGTTTTTATGGATTGGACAATTACTCTCGGCCTTAGGTAGTTCGATAACTATGGTCATACTTCCAGTTGTTGTGTATTCATTAACTGGTTCAACAGTTGTAATGGGGATGACGATGGCAATGTACATGCTACCTAATATTCTTGCTTTACCGTTTGCGGGTTTAATTGTAGACCGAATTGATCGGGTTAGGTTAATGTTATTTACGGATATAATCCGCTGTATATTAATGCTATTACTTGCATCGCTTATATTTATGGATTTATTAACAATTACGATTTTATATATTCTCGTTGCCATATACGGACTTATGGAAGGGATATTCCAACCAGCATATTCTGCTGTAAGGGCGAAAGTATTCGTCCCTGAAATTCGTAATGCAGCTAACGCACTCACTCAAATGAGTAATCAAGGTATACGATTAATTGGGCCAGCACTTGGTGGGTTAATCGTATCGGTTGCATCTGCAGGGATAGGTTTCGGACTAGATGCAGCAACGTACTTATTATCATTTTTATGTTTATTATTTTTAAAAGAAATTAAGTTTAAAAAAGTAAAACCCATTGAAAAGAGTAAGCTTAATTACAAACAAGAGTTTATGGAAGGTGTTTTCGTTTTAAAAAGTCATCCGTGGCTGTGGATTACAATTTTAGTTTTTTCTTTTATAAATATTTGTTATGCCGGTATTATCGTCGTATTAATTCCATGGTTATTTAATGTTCATCATCATTTTGAAGCTTACGTGTATGGACTTGGCATGGCCTTTTCTGGTGGTGGGGCTGTAATTGCCGCATTAATATTTGGTGGGAAAGAGCTGTGGCATAAGAGAGGATTACTGGCTTATGGAGGTGTTTTAATGAGTGGCATTGCTTTATTAATTATGCCATTCATTTCTTGGGCACCCGCTTTAATATTCTTAATGGCAATTGAAGGATTTGGCATGATGATATTTGGACTCATTTGGGAAACGAGTTTACAGGAGCTTGTACCAGAAGAAGCATTCGGAAGAGTGGCAAGCCTTGATATGTTGGGTTCTTTTGCTTTATTGCCATTAGGATACGTAGTTGTAGGCTGGTTAGCTACTGTCATAGGTGGCGAGATAACTATTATAACACTAGCTAGTTTAGTAATTTTAACAATTGGAATAGCATTGTCTGTACCGAGTATTCGTCGATTTAATTGA
- a CDS encoding DUF3934 domain-containing protein — MSKTKAKPKKGVGQGTGSKGWNRWQSSAKKKAAAKPYKSKGTKK, encoded by the coding sequence ATGAGTAAAACGAAAGCAAAACCGAAAAAAGGTGTAGGACAAGGTACAGGAAGTAAAGGATGGAACCGTTGGCAATCAAGTGCAAAGAAAAAAGCAGCTGCCAAACCCTACAAAAGTAAAGGTACAAAGAAGTAA
- a CDS encoding PadR family transcriptional regulator, with product MKGRDVVLGLLMQKELSGYDIKIVFEDVFTHFFDGSFGMIYPTLRQLENEGKIKKEVVMQEGKPNKKMYFITDEGREEFYQYMQTPVEKDVLRSDFLMRMYFGNYSDDVTIKKWIKDEIERKEAYIADLRLKYEKWRVGITFVEEISLDVGIASYSAQVETLKKKLEELEAKENNKTEE from the coding sequence TTGAAGGGAAGAGATGTTGTTTTAGGTTTATTAATGCAAAAGGAATTGTCTGGTTACGATATTAAAATTGTGTTTGAAGACGTATTTACTCATTTTTTTGATGGAAGTTTTGGAATGATTTATCCAACGTTACGACAATTGGAGAATGAAGGGAAAATAAAAAAAGAGGTTGTCATGCAAGAGGGAAAACCGAATAAGAAAATGTACTTTATTACAGATGAGGGGCGTGAAGAATTTTATCAATACATGCAGACACCTGTAGAGAAGGATGTTTTACGTTCGGATTTTTTAATGAGAATGTATTTTGGTAACTATAGTGATGATGTAACAATAAAAAAATGGATTAAAGATGAAATTGAAAGAAAAGAAGCGTACATTGCAGATCTTCGATTGAAATATGAAAAGTGGAGAGTAGGTATTACTTTCGTCGAAGAAATTTCACTAGATGTAGGTATTGCATCGTATAGTGCACAAGTGGAGACTTTGAAGAAAAAATTAGAAGAGTTAGAGGCGAAAGAAAACAATAAAACAGAAGAATGA
- a CDS encoding MFS transporter has protein sequence MLDKAGALIDNHVYTEEEQQKLYKRTLIIVSISQMFGGAGLAAGITVGALLAQQMLGTDAFAGLPTAMFTLGSALAAFIVGKLSQRYGRRIGLATGFIVGGFGAIGVVMAALTNSIILLLISLLIYGAGTATNLQARYAGTDLADKKQRATAVSITMVMTTFGAVAGPNLVGVMGSFAHSIGVPKLAGPFILSAAAFILAGLVLFVMLRPDPLIIANIIERYKQEHTYKGQPITEEAKENKRGITVGAIVMILTQIVMVAIMTMTPVHMGHHGHGLSAVGLVIGFHVGAMYLPSLVTGMLIDKIGRTTMSIAGGVILLAAGVIAAIAPSDSLLLLIVALSLLGLGWNLGLISGTAQIVDSTTPSTRAKTQGKIDVFIALAGASGGAMSGMVVANSSYAALSLAGGVLALLLIPVVIWSRKGARN, from the coding sequence TTGCTAGATAAGGCAGGGGCTTTAATAGATAATCATGTGTACACAGAAGAAGAGCAACAAAAACTATACAAACGAACGTTAATAATCGTCAGCATTTCACAAATGTTTGGCGGTGCAGGACTAGCTGCTGGTATTACAGTGGGCGCACTTCTTGCGCAGCAAATGCTTGGAACAGATGCGTTTGCAGGATTACCAACTGCTATGTTTACATTAGGATCGGCATTAGCAGCTTTCATAGTAGGGAAGCTTTCGCAACGATATGGACGCCGGATAGGTCTTGCAACAGGGTTTATAGTGGGTGGATTTGGAGCGATTGGTGTTGTAATGGCAGCTTTAACGAACAGCATTATTCTTTTACTTATTTCTTTACTCATATATGGTGCCGGTACAGCCACGAATCTACAAGCTCGTTATGCAGGTACAGATTTAGCAGATAAGAAGCAGAGAGCAACGGCTGTTAGTATTACGATGGTAATGACGACTTTCGGTGCAGTTGCAGGACCAAATTTAGTAGGGGTAATGGGAAGTTTTGCTCATTCAATTGGAGTTCCTAAACTTGCAGGTCCGTTCATACTATCGGCAGCAGCATTTATACTGGCGGGTCTAGTTCTTTTTGTTATGCTTCGTCCAGATCCTTTGATTATTGCTAACATAATAGAAAGATATAAACAGGAACATACATATAAAGGACAACCAATAACAGAAGAAGCGAAAGAAAATAAACGAGGTATTACAGTTGGAGCAATCGTAATGATACTTACGCAAATAGTGATGGTTGCGATTATGACGATGACCCCAGTTCATATGGGACACCACGGTCACGGTTTAAGTGCAGTAGGACTTGTGATAGGTTTTCATGTAGGTGCAATGTATCTTCCATCTCTCGTTACAGGAATGTTAATTGATAAAATTGGCCGAACTACAATGAGCATAGCTGGTGGAGTGATTTTACTTGCAGCGGGTGTCATAGCTGCGATAGCGCCAAGTGATTCTTTATTATTATTAATCGTTGCTCTGTCTTTACTTGGGCTAGGATGGAACCTCGGATTGATAAGTGGTACAGCACAAATCGTTGATTCCACAACACCGTCTACACGTGCTAAAACACAAGGGAAAATAGATGTTTTTATTGCGCTAGCTGGAGCTTCTGGTGGAGCAATGTCAGGTATGGTAGTAGCGAATTCAAGTTATGCGGCATTGTCATTGGCTGGAGGCGTGTTAGCGTTATTACTTATTCCTGTTGTGATATGGTCTCGAAAAGGGGCAAGAAATTAA
- a CDS encoding DUF4166 domain-containing protein yields the protein MANMYERLLGDTYKNLHPELQKRYAITEENSFTGEGKMDEIYGGSFFVKFILKITSKFRMFFSERGEEIPFTIQNIAERDEYARELVRWNRTFYFHNKKRYFNAVMQLDENENEIVDYFGEPHLLVSTLHFHIDELGAMHISSKKQWFYMFGRKMPLPKFLYGEAKIVESYDETLQCFRIHVQVRNPLIGSLFSYKGTFVERE from the coding sequence ATGGCTAATATGTATGAACGATTATTAGGGGATACCTATAAAAATCTTCATCCTGAATTGCAGAAGCGTTATGCGATTACAGAAGAGAATAGTTTTACAGGGGAAGGAAAAATGGATGAAATTTACGGTGGCTCTTTTTTCGTGAAATTTATATTGAAAATTACATCGAAGTTTCGAATGTTTTTCTCGGAACGAGGAGAGGAAATTCCATTTACGATACAAAACATAGCTGAGCGAGATGAATATGCACGAGAATTAGTAAGGTGGAACCGTACTTTTTATTTCCATAATAAGAAAAGATATTTTAATGCAGTTATGCAATTGGATGAAAACGAAAATGAAATTGTAGATTATTTTGGTGAACCACATTTACTCGTTTCTACACTGCATTTTCATATCGATGAGTTAGGGGCAATGCATATTTCTTCAAAGAAACAATGGTTTTATATGTTTGGAAGAAAAATGCCGTTACCAAAATTTTTGTATGGTGAGGCAAAAATTGTTGAAAGTTATGATGAAACACTACAATGTTTTCGAATTCATGTACAAGTACGAAACCCGTTAATTGGTTCGCTTTTTTCATATAAGGGAACATTTGTGGAAAGGGAATAG
- a CDS encoding 8-oxo-dGTP diphosphatase, giving the protein MPPNSHNIEHQIYTMCMIQRNNEILLIKRPSHRGFPGYIAPGGKVDFPESIVQAAIREVKEETGLLVSNLTFKGLDEYVNPKGNVRYMVFNYWTDSFEGELLLNPPEGELLWIPINTALKLPMQTWFKERFPLFFETGTFEIQRVWDNELNKQISMTITHT; this is encoded by the coding sequence ATGCCTCCAAATTCACATAACATCGAACATCAGATCTATACAATGTGTATGATCCAACGTAACAATGAAATTTTACTCATAAAACGCCCCAGCCATCGAGGTTTCCCTGGCTACATCGCTCCTGGCGGCAAAGTAGATTTCCCCGAAAGTATCGTTCAAGCCGCTATAAGAGAAGTAAAAGAAGAAACTGGATTACTTGTTTCCAATTTAACTTTTAAAGGATTAGATGAATATGTCAATCCGAAAGGTAATGTTCGATATATGGTATTTAACTATTGGACAGACTCATTTGAAGGTGAACTTCTTTTGAATCCTCCTGAGGGTGAATTATTATGGATACCAATCAATACAGCACTAAAGCTACCTATGCAAACTTGGTTTAAAGAAAGATTCCCATTATTTTTTGAAACAGGCACTTTTGAAATTCAACGTGTTTGGGATAATGAGCTAAATAAACAAATTTCTATGACAATTACTCATACATAA
- a CDS encoding aspartate kinase, which yields METIVQKFGGTSVGSVERIQHVANLIIEEYERGHSIVSVVSAMGKSTDELVALANAITENPSKREMDMLLSTGEQVTISLLTMALQAKGYHAISLTGWQAGITTESVHSSARITDIHTDRIQSYLAEGTIVIVAGFQGVSEDFEITTLGRGGSDTTAVALAAALKAKKCDIYTDVTGVYTTDPRVVKDAYKLDEISYDEMLELANLGAGVLHPRAVEFAKNHNVVLEVRSSMEQENGTIVKGECNMEQQSIVKGIAFEDNITRVTIKGLEQGSLSTVFSTLAAAHINVDIIIQSITNEGTVHLSFSIHSNDLRETLEVLEQNQEALHYEAVEYENHLAKVSIVGSGMVSNPGVAANMFTTLKEEDIHIKMVSTSEIKVSVVIDRLHLVTGVEALHQSFMAKIEPFVQMS from the coding sequence ATGGAAACAATTGTTCAAAAATTTGGTGGCACTTCTGTCGGAAGCGTCGAACGCATTCAACATGTAGCAAATTTAATTATTGAAGAATATGAACGAGGTCATAGCATTGTCTCTGTCGTTTCAGCAATGGGAAAAAGCACAGATGAACTTGTCGCACTCGCTAACGCTATCACAGAAAATCCAAGTAAACGTGAAATGGATATGCTTCTATCTACAGGAGAACAAGTAACTATTTCATTATTAACAATGGCACTGCAAGCAAAAGGCTATCATGCAATTTCATTAACAGGGTGGCAAGCAGGTATCACGACAGAATCTGTACATAGTAGTGCACGGATTACTGACATTCATACAGACCGTATTCAATCTTATCTTGCTGAAGGTACGATTGTTATTGTAGCTGGTTTCCAAGGAGTCAGTGAAGATTTTGAAATTACAACGCTTGGACGAGGCGGTTCTGATACAACTGCTGTCGCATTAGCCGCTGCACTTAAAGCAAAAAAATGTGATATTTATACGGATGTTACAGGCGTATATACGACGGATCCACGAGTTGTAAAAGATGCTTACAAATTAGACGAAATTTCTTATGACGAAATGTTAGAGCTTGCTAATCTCGGTGCTGGCGTATTACACCCGCGCGCCGTTGAGTTTGCTAAAAATCATAACGTAGTTTTAGAAGTTCGCTCAAGTATGGAACAAGAAAACGGAACAATTGTAAAAGGAGAATGTAACATGGAACAACAATCAATCGTTAAAGGTATTGCATTTGAGGATAATATTACACGTGTCACAATTAAAGGACTAGAACAAGGCTCGCTTTCAACAGTTTTCTCTACATTAGCAGCGGCACATATTAATGTAGATATCATCATTCAAAGTATTACAAATGAAGGAACTGTTCATCTCTCCTTCTCCATCCATTCTAATGATTTAAGAGAAACATTAGAAGTATTGGAACAAAATCAAGAGGCACTTCACTATGAAGCAGTAGAATATGAAAATCATTTAGCAAAAGTATCAATCGTAGGATCTGGCATGGTATCTAACCCAGGTGTCGCTGCAAATATGTTCACTACTTTAAAAGAAGAAGATATTCATATTAAAATGGTAAGTACATCAGAAATTAAAGTGTCTGTCGTTATTGACCGCCTTCATTTAGTAACAGGCGTTGAGGCGCTGCATCAATCATTTATGGCGAAAATTGAGCCTTTCGTGCAAATGAGCTAA
- a CDS encoding polyphosphate kinase 2 family protein produces the protein MENGHLAKVDLTKKIESKSKYNKKLEKYQRRLLALQQILKEEKIAVMLVMEGWDAAGKGGAIKRVTEHLDPRGFQVDPIGAPAPHEKRYHYLQRFWRKIPQYGQITIFDRSWYGRVLVERVEGFATKEEWMRAYDEINDFEKLLTDDHYIIGKFFYHISKEEQLKRFKDREKNPLKRWKITDEDWRNREKWDEYVEAMEDMFEKTSKPNAKWHIIESNDKLYARVKTLKIIISFIEDYFLEHGIELPSYYYEMKEDIEVLQDVGVKE, from the coding sequence ATGGAAAATGGACATCTTGCTAAAGTAGACTTAACGAAAAAAATTGAATCAAAATCTAAGTACAATAAGAAATTAGAAAAATATCAAAGGCGCTTATTAGCATTACAACAAATTTTGAAAGAAGAAAAAATCGCGGTTATGCTTGTTATGGAAGGATGGGATGCGGCTGGTAAAGGTGGGGCAATTAAGCGGGTGACGGAACATCTTGACCCACGTGGGTTCCAAGTAGATCCAATTGGAGCGCCTGCACCTCATGAAAAACGTTACCATTATTTGCAACGTTTCTGGCGCAAAATTCCACAGTACGGGCAAATCACCATTTTTGATCGCTCATGGTACGGTCGTGTGTTAGTTGAGCGTGTTGAAGGATTTGCTACAAAGGAAGAGTGGATGAGAGCATATGATGAGATTAATGATTTTGAAAAACTACTAACAGATGACCATTACATAATAGGGAAGTTCTTCTACCATATAAGTAAAGAGGAACAGTTAAAGAGATTTAAAGATAGAGAGAAAAATCCTTTGAAAAGATGGAAAATTACAGACGAAGATTGGCGTAATCGTGAAAAATGGGATGAATATGTTGAAGCAATGGAAGACATGTTTGAAAAAACAAGTAAGCCAAATGCGAAGTGGCATATTATTGAAAGTAACGATAAATTGTATGCCCGTGTGAAAACGTTAAAAATCATTATTTCATTCATTGAGGATTATTTCTTAGAACATGGTATAGAATTGCCTTCTTATTATTATGAAATGAAAGAGGATATTGAAGTTTTGCAAGATGTAGGTGTTAAAGAGTAA
- a CDS encoding VOC family protein translates to MAKNKLLRMDNVSIVVESLDNAISFFEEIGLNLEGRANVEGEWAGRVTGLGSQCVEIAMMVTPDGHSRIELSRFLTPPTIADHRTAPVNALGYLRVMFTVEDIDEMVSRLTKHGAELVGEVVQYENSYRLCYIRGVEGILIGLAEELGNK, encoded by the coding sequence ATGGCAAAAAACAAATTACTACGAATGGACAATGTCAGCATCGTTGTAGAATCCCTTGATAACGCAATCTCTTTCTTTGAGGAGATTGGCTTGAATCTCGAAGGTCGAGCAAATGTCGAAGGTGAATGGGCTGGTCGCGTAACTGGACTCGGTTCTCAGTGCGTAGAGATTGCTATGATGGTCACTCCAGATGGCCACAGCCGAATTGAACTTTCGCGATTTCTCACCCCTCCTACTATAGCAGATCACCGAACAGCTCCTGTAAACGCCCTCGGTTATCTACGCGTCATGTTCACTGTCGAGGATATTGACGAAATGGTATCGAGACTCACTAAGCATGGTGCAGAGCTCGTTGGCGAAGTAGTTCAGTACGAGAACTCGTATCGTCTCTGCTACATTCGTGGAGTCGAAGGAATTTTAATCGGTTTAGCAGAAGAACTCGGTAATAAATAA
- a CDS encoding DoxX-like family protein, producing the protein MKRKQPIYVATKMNTTMEKLWEYTQEPHIHTVWDARFTEISYLEKKEGEPQKFLYKTKIGFGLEIAGEGESIGEIRKETGERISSLKFWTDNTLSLIQIGRGYWKYTPNKEYIHFETQYDYDTRFGRVGNVIDCYIFRPLLGWATAWSFDALKLWLEKGLHPRLLIRRTMTYWLVCFLFAFVWIYQGIVPKLLFTHLEEVKMLSVLIGSNESSICILKIIGMLEIIFGVVWLLPIIKRKLFILHIIVLLVLTLAAGFTNIASFTGPFNPITLNVLLMGLSIVGYINSFDLPSAKNCKRARKG; encoded by the coding sequence ATGAAAAGGAAACAGCCTATTTATGTTGCGACAAAAATGAACACGACGATGGAAAAATTATGGGAATATACGCAAGAACCACATATACATACAGTGTGGGATGCTCGCTTTACTGAAATTTCGTATTTAGAGAAAAAAGAAGGAGAACCACAGAAGTTTTTGTATAAAACAAAGATTGGATTTGGGCTTGAAATAGCTGGAGAAGGGGAATCAATAGGTGAAATAAGAAAAGAAACTGGTGAAAGAATTTCTTCTTTAAAATTTTGGACGGATAATACATTATCTCTTATTCAAATAGGACGTGGTTATTGGAAGTATACGCCAAATAAAGAATACATCCATTTTGAGACACAATATGATTATGATACAAGATTTGGTCGTGTAGGGAATGTAATAGATTGCTATATATTTCGGCCGTTATTAGGTTGGGCGACTGCTTGGAGTTTTGATGCTTTAAAATTATGGTTAGAAAAGGGGCTTCATCCTAGGTTACTAATTAGAAGAACAATGACGTATTGGCTCGTATGTTTTTTATTTGCTTTTGTATGGATATATCAAGGGATAGTGCCAAAACTACTGTTTACTCATTTAGAAGAAGTAAAGATGCTTTCTGTATTAATCGGTTCAAATGAAAGTAGTATATGTATACTTAAAATAATTGGGATGTTAGAAATAATTTTCGGCGTCGTATGGCTGTTGCCAATAATAAAACGAAAATTATTTATACTGCATATTATTGTATTACTAGTTTTAACGTTAGCAGCAGGATTTACGAATATTGCAAGCTTTACAGGGCCGTTTAATCCGATTACATTAAATGTTCTTCTAATGGGGTTATCAATTGTCGGTTATATAAATAGTTTCGATTTACCAAGCGCGAAAAATTGCAAGAGGGCGAGAAAGGGATAA
- the asnA gene encoding aspartate--ammonia ligase: MYQSLMTVRETQIAIKEVKTFFEDQLAKRLELFRVSAPLFVTKKSGLNDHLNGVERPIEFDMLHSGEELEIVHSLAKWKRFALHEYGYEAGEGLYTNMNAIRRDEELDATHSIYVDQWDWEKIVQKEWRTVEYLQKTVQTIYGIFKDLEDHLFEKYPFLGKYLPEEIVFVTSQELEDKYPELTPKDREHAIAKEHGAVFIIGIGDALRSGEKHDGRAADYDDWKLNGDILFWHPVLQSSFELSSMGIRVDSKSLDEQLTKTGEDFKREYDFHKGILEDVLPLTIGGGIGQSRMCMYFLRKAHIGEVQSSVWPDDLREACKKENIHLF; this comes from the coding sequence ATGTATCAATCATTAATGACAGTAAGAGAGACTCAAATTGCAATTAAGGAAGTTAAAACATTTTTCGAGGACCAATTAGCAAAACGCCTTGAACTATTCCGCGTATCTGCACCATTATTCGTAACGAAAAAATCAGGATTAAACGATCACCTAAACGGTGTAGAACGTCCAATTGAATTTGATATGTTACATTCAGGAGAAGAATTAGAAATTGTTCATTCACTAGCGAAATGGAAACGATTTGCATTACATGAATACGGATATGAAGCTGGTGAAGGTTTATATACAAACATGAACGCGATTCGTCGTGATGAAGAACTTGATGCAACGCATTCCATTTATGTTGACCAATGGGATTGGGAAAAAATCGTTCAAAAAGAATGGCGTACTGTTGAATACTTACAAAAAACAGTACAAACAATTTATGGAATATTCAAAGATTTAGAAGATCACTTATTTGAAAAATATCCGTTCCTTGGAAAGTATTTACCGGAAGAAATTGTTTTCGTTACTTCTCAAGAATTAGAAGATAAATATCCAGAATTAACACCGAAAGATCGTGAACATGCAATTGCAAAAGAACACGGTGCAGTCTTCATTATCGGAATTGGTGATGCACTTCGTTCAGGTGAAAAGCATGACGGACGCGCAGCTGATTATGACGATTGGAAATTAAACGGTGACATTTTATTCTGGCACCCAGTACTACAATCTTCATTTGAGTTATCATCAATGGGAATTCGTGTTGATAGTAAATCACTTGATGAGCAGTTAACGAAAACTGGTGAAGACTTCAAACGTGAGTATGATTTCCATAAAGGTATACTAGAAGACGTACTACCATTAACAATTGGCGGTGGCATTGGACAATCAAGAATGTGCATGTACTTCTTACGTAAAGCACATATCGGTGAAGTTCAATCTTCTGTATGGCCTGACGATTTACGTGAAGCTTGCAAGAAAGAAAACATTCATCTGTTTTAA
- a CDS encoding MDR family MFS transporter, which yields MEQSKGIKIVFLMCLGIFLCMIDTTIMNIALPAIQSSVNTSLEKMSWVLNVYTMTIAVLAIPLGRIADIFGKAKMYILGLVIFGGGSVLCAFANTGDFLIFSRFIQSIGAAILFPTSMVIGVSAMPLAKRHVALAILGVTQGLSAAMGPVIGGIITQHLGWRWVFFVNVPVCIIGIVLCCIMLQIKNEERIISKIDWIGLLLSSTAIFSFTLILVKGNTWGWQSNIALSCYAISTISLILFVLVERKIHNPMVNLKLFQDRMFVGASIVVILSNLFLIGVTVLLPTFLTKLQGRTEIEAAFLVTPISAMIFFVSPVAATLIKKLGKVTIILSGFLIMGLSYYWLQMIDVHSTNIEIIIPCMILGVGYGLVVGPITVLSASSFEGELLTASQSVVSMLRQVGIVLAVAIFVSNLTHNLTVNKEKVYRYAEEKVRTIHVNSTEQTEILQMTKEKIENQSLESNINKKQNAMTMGLSKEKKEELIRDKTDEILRKVPVEYRDVKREEVMRQVTKEVEKQEESIKKEVLTFSNDVNHYAKNQMAMSFTDLYKASVPIILICAFVSLLFWEGKALSKKRKGRIVEEA from the coding sequence ATGGAGCAATCAAAGGGTATTAAGATTGTCTTTTTAATGTGTCTAGGTATCTTTCTTTGTATGATTGATACGACAATTATGAATATAGCTTTACCGGCAATACAATCGAGTGTAAATACTTCGTTAGAAAAGATGTCTTGGGTATTAAATGTTTATACAATGACGATTGCAGTACTTGCCATTCCGTTAGGGCGGATAGCTGATATCTTTGGAAAAGCAAAGATGTATATTCTTGGTCTGGTGATTTTTGGTGGTGGATCGGTACTTTGCGCTTTTGCTAATACAGGTGATTTTCTTATTTTTTCTCGTTTTATACAAAGTATTGGGGCAGCGATTTTATTTCCAACAAGTATGGTAATTGGTGTATCAGCTATGCCATTAGCTAAGAGGCATGTTGCGCTTGCAATTTTAGGAGTAACACAAGGATTGTCAGCTGCTATGGGACCAGTAATAGGTGGAATTATTACGCAACATTTAGGATGGAGATGGGTGTTCTTCGTTAATGTTCCGGTTTGTATAATAGGAATCGTGTTATGTTGCATCATGCTACAAATAAAAAATGAAGAACGTATTATCTCAAAAATAGATTGGATAGGACTACTATTAAGTAGCACAGCAATTTTTTCATTTACTCTCATATTAGTAAAAGGTAATACATGGGGATGGCAAAGTAATATTGCTTTGTCTTGTTATGCAATTAGCACTATTTCTCTTATTCTATTTGTTTTAGTAGAACGAAAGATTCATAATCCAATGGTGAATTTAAAGTTATTTCAAGATCGAATGTTTGTCGGAGCGTCTATCGTTGTTATATTAAGTAATTTATTTTTAATTGGAGTTACTGTATTGCTTCCAACGTTCTTGACGAAACTACAAGGTCGAACGGAAATTGAAGCGGCTTTTTTAGTGACACCTATTTCAGCAATGATATTTTTTGTCTCACCAGTTGCAGCAACTTTAATTAAAAAACTCGGAAAAGTAACTATTATTTTGTCAGGATTTCTTATTATGGGGCTTTCCTACTATTGGTTGCAAATGATTGATGTTCATTCAACAAATATAGAAATTATTATTCCATGTATGATATTAGGTGTTGGATATGGTTTAGTAGTGGGGCCAATTACAGTTTTAAGTGCGTCTTCGTTTGAAGGAGAATTGTTAACTGCTTCTCAAAGTGTTGTATCAATGTTACGACAAGTTGGAATTGTATTGGCAGTCGCAATATTTGTCTCTAACTTAACTCACAATTTAACTGTAAATAAAGAAAAAGTATATCGTTATGCAGAAGAAAAGGTGCGTACTATTCATGTGAATAGTACTGAGCAAACTGAAATTTTACAAATGACTAAAGAGAAAATAGAGAATCAAAGTTTAGAGTCGAATATAAATAAGAAACAAAATGCAATGACAATGGGATTAAGTAAAGAGAAAAAGGAAGAATTGATTCGCGACAAGACGGATGAAATATTAAGAAAAGTTCCAGTAGAATATAGAGATGTAAAAAGAGAAGAAGTTATGAGGCAAGTGACAAAAGAAGTTGAAAAACAAGAGGAAAGTATAAAGAAAGAAGTACTCACATTTTCAAATGATGTGAATCATTATGCCAAGAATCAGATGGCTATGAGTTTTACAGATTTATATAAAGCAAGTGTGCCAATTATTTTAATTTGTGCTTTCGTAAGTTTGTTGTTTTGGGAAGGGAAAGCTTTGAGTAAAAAGAGAAAGGGAAGGATAGTAGAAGAAGCGTAA